Proteins encoded by one window of Amaranthus tricolor cultivar Red isolate AtriRed21 chromosome 4, ASM2621246v1, whole genome shotgun sequence:
- the LOC130811207 gene encoding uncharacterized protein LOC130811207 yields the protein MILHQLRRTLISLPLKHELSNLTIPSSIPFFSLFSTFVNSTGNSISEVSKYLITQHDFSKETALKSSIFITQKKYETPKYVISFFKNLGVSNTQLEAIVLCDPQILSLDVKNSFMEKIDRIKDLGFSNDDLVNLLSCVPGVLTLPRSVDAVADSFSVLLNVVGVSNSDVIRVLKNCNWYLGNDLNKSLVPNIKFLENCGISQLQIRQTLFNFPRFYLQKPESIRECARRVDEMGLSRHSKIYIHGVRVMNSMSLEKWESKVKLFRDMGYSEDDIVNVFRKVPQVFALSEKKILLGSEVLLSSGSVDLTFLIQRSELLIYSAGSRIKPRLDIIKVLMSKNLLQKEPSTCTVYKMSDKAFIHRYVLPYADEIGEVGAKYIARRSLSTP from the coding sequence ATGATTCTCCATCAATTAAGAAGAACCCTAATTTCTTTACCACTTAAACATGAACTTTCAAATCTTACCATTCCATCTTCTATACCCTTTTTCTCTTTATTCTCTACTTTTGTGAATTCAACTGGAAATTCCATTTCTGAAGTCTCAAAATACTTGATTACCCAACATGATTTTTCCAAAGAAACAGCTTTAAAGAGCTCAATTTTCATCACCCAGAAGAAGTATGAAACTCCCAAATATGTGATTAGTTTTTTCAAAAATCTTGGTGTATCAAATACCCAGTTAGAGGCAATAGTCTTATGTGATCCTCAAATTCTTTCTCTTGATGTTAAAAACTCATTTATGGAAAAAATTGATAGAATAAAAGATTTGGGTTTTTCTAATGATGATTTGGTGAATTTGTTGTCTTGTGTTCCTGGTGTTCTGACCTTACCTAGATCAGTTGATGCTGTTGCAGATAGCTTTTCTGTGTTGTTAAATGTTGTGGGTGTTTCCAATTCAGATGTTATTAGGGTTTTAAAGAACTGCAATTGGTATTTAGGCAATGATTTGAACAAAAGTTTGGTTCCTAACATTAAGTTTTTGGAAAATTGTGGTATTAGCCAATTGCAAATTAGGCAAactctttttaattttcctaGATTTTACTTACAAAAACCAGAGAGTATAAGAGAATGTGCGAGGCGGGTTGACGAAATGGGATTGTCGAGGCATTCGAAAATCTATATTCATGGTGTTCGAGTAATGAATTCGATGAGTTTAGAAAAATGGGAATCGAAAGTGAAGCTGTTTAGGGACATGGGTTATAGTGAAGATGATATAGTGAATGTTTTTAGAAAGGTACCTCAGGTGTTTGCGTTATCAGAGAAGAAAATATTGCTAGGCTCCGAAGTTTTGCTTAGTTCAGGAAGTGTTGATTTAACATTTTTGATTCAGCGTTCGGAATTGCTAATTTATAGCGCTGGGTCTAGGATTAAGCCTCGTTTGGACATCATCAAGGTTCTTATGTCAAAAAATTTACTCCAAAAGGAACCTAGTACGTGTACAGTGTACAAAATGTCTGATAAAGCTTTTATACATAGATATGTGCTTCCTTATGCGGACGAAATTGGCGAGGTTGGTGCAAAATACATTGCTAGAAGAAGTTTAAGTACTCCTTAG
- the LOC130811211 gene encoding uncharacterized protein LOC130811211, giving the protein MIKARENKLLAGAPPSADLLVCFPSRARLTLMPKPICSPSRPSDPIKRNHHLKRINTRAAGGSTAGPNSPLMWGKNNQMRQEIAEPTSPKVTCAGQIKVRNKSSAACRNWQSVMEEIERIHNRGKNKKKSKWVENFGFKKDVMNFLTCLRNIRFDFRCFGGFPNQTEISSDDEDEDEEDEDDEFDIGEDMVTKNSNDDDKKSAVFSKWFMVLQENKGNDISKISKQTFVLKEEDTDKDKDEDDESAPAVPPPNALLLMRCRSAPAKSWMEEKREQEQEDEQKQIGKVEEEKKHRRRESLGVLMKYDTDFYNLSSEIAQETWIVGDFQHHFSRSTSWRR; this is encoded by the coding sequence ATGATCAAAGCTAGAGAAAACAAACTATTAGCAGGAGCACCACCATCAGCTGATCTTTTAGTATGTTTCCCTTCAAGAGCCCGTCTTACTCTCATGCCCAAGCCCATTTGCAGCCCATCTAGACCTTCCGACCCCATTAAACGTAACCACCACCTTAAACGGATCAACACCCGGGCCGCCGGTGGGTCAACTGCAGGCCCGAATAGTCCATTAATGTGGGGTAAAAACAACCAAATGAGGCAAGAAATAGCGGAACCCACGTCCCCAAAAGTGACTTGTGCAGGGCAGATTAAAGTAAGGAATAAATCATCTGCTGCTTGTAGAAATTGGCAATCAGTAATGGAGGAAATTGAGAGAATTCATAAtcgaggaaaaaataaaaagaaatcaaaatggGTTGAAAATTTTGGGTTTAAAAAAGATGTTATGAATTTTCTTACATGTTTGCGGAATATTAGATTTGATTTTAGATGTTTTGGGGGGTTTCCTAATCAAACCGAGATCTCGtcagatgatgaagatgaagatgaagaagatgaagatgatgagtTTGACATTGGGGAAGATATGGTTACTAAAAAtagtaatgatgatgataagaagAGTGCAGTTTTCTCAAAATGGTTTATGGTGTTACAAGAGAATAAGGGAAATGATATTTCTAAAATTAGTAAGCAAACATTTGTACTAAAAGAGGAGGATACAGATAAGGATAAGGATGAGGATGATGAGTCAGCACCGGCGGTGCCGCCGCCGAATGCTTTGTTATTGATGAGGTGTAGGTCTGCACCAGCTAAGAGCTGGATGGAGGAAAAAcgagaacaagaacaagaagacgaacaaaaacaaatagggaaggttgaagaagaaaaaaaacataGGAGAAGAGAAAGTTTGGGAGTTTTAATGAAATATGATActgatttttataatttatcttcAGAAATTGCTCAAGAAACTTGGATTGTTGGTGATTTtcaacatcatttttcaagGAGTACAAGTTGGAGGAGGTGA